The following coding sequences lie in one Glycine max cultivar Williams 82 chromosome 19, Glycine_max_v4.0, whole genome shotgun sequence genomic window:
- the LOC100305618 gene encoding RNA ligase/cyclic nucleotide phosphodiesterase family protein: MSQQLGFAIELYLDPALENQVLKAWNVLARRQISTHLIEMESRPHITLFSAPFLEPSKLESLLKGFASKHDPLPLTFSSLATFPNDPDNLLFLAPTPSLSLLHLQSQLCDAIRKEGLEIGDDYAFNSWIPYCSVAHHVPKNRMPEAFSLLRELKLPVSGYAMDIALVQFSPVREIFSFVLGNNVDS; this comes from the coding sequence ATGTCGCAGCAATTAGGGTTCGCGATCGAGCTATACCTAGACCCTGCGTTGGAGAATCAGGTTCTGAAAGCATGGAACGTTCTTGCGAGAAGACAAATCAGCACGCACCTGATAGAAATGGAGTCTCGGCCACACATAACCCTATTCTCGGCGCCATTTCTAGAACCTTCGAAGCTCGAATCTCTCCTGAAAGGCTTCGCATCGAAGCACGATCCTCTCCCTCTCACCTTCTCTTCCCTCGCCACTTTCCCCAACGACCCCGACAACCTCCTCTTCCTCGCCCCAACCCCTTCCCTCTCACTCCTCCACCTTCAGTCACAGCTCTGTGACGCTATCAGAAAAGAAGGCCTCGAAATCGGTGACGATTACGCTTTCAATTCCTGGATCCCTTATTGCTCCGTTGCACACCATGTCCCCAAAAACAGAATGCCTGAGGCTTTCTCcctcttgagggaactcaagcTTCCGGTTTCCGGTTACGCCATGGATATCGCTCTCGTTCAGTTCTCTCCGGTTCGGGAAATCTTCTCGTTTGTGCTCGGCAACAACGTAGACTCCTGA
- the LOC100795496 gene encoding protein ALTERED XYLOGLUCAN 4-like isoform X1 has protein sequence MLEKTMKTSSTMFQDKYHNHSTGKRERCLSLTLGKGVPFVLTSLLMASIFSFFFLYNPYPLTLAPHQGHDMLENPSPKQEEHVITTTTKVSPSKPQKEQKTCDLSKGHWVPALGGSSTYYTNSSCTTIPDSKNCFKQGRMDSDFLNWKWKPEQCDLPRFHARTFLHMVRAKKMAFIGDSVARNHVDSLLCLLSQDEIPKDVYKDSEDRFRKWYFPIHDFTLTMLWSRFLIVGEERMVNGTGTSIFDMHLDKVDKDWAKELPNLDYAIISAGHWFFRVMHLHEAGKQVGCVYCNEENITSYNPDFTIRKAFRTAFRHINACKECGRKKMVTVLRTFAPAHFENGVWNTGGYCNRTGPVSESEVDFGKFDWEVRGIQMEEFERARREGTMGKLGHNNNNNNNNNNNRFEMVDVARAMLMRPDGHPGEHWGNKWMKGYNDCTHWCLPGPVDVWSELLLAVLKREAGMVVA, from the exons GAAGACATCTAGTACGATGTTTCAGGACAAGTATCATAATCATAGCACTGGCAAAAGGGAGAGATGTCTGAGTCTGACCTTAGGGAAGGGAGTGCCTTTTGTTTTGACCTCTCTCTTAATGGcttcaatttttagttttttcttcctctataaTCCATACCCTTTAACCCTCGCACCCCATCAAGGCCATGACATGCTTGAAAATCCCTCTCCAAAGCAAGAAGAACATGTcatcacaacaacaacaaaggtttCACCTTCCAAACCACAAAAGG AACAGAAAACATGTGACCTTTCTAAGGGTCACTGGGTACCAGCTTTGGGAGGGTCATCAACCTATTACACCAATTCAAGCTGCACCACAATCCCTGATAGCAAAAACTGTTTCAAGCAAGGGAGAATGGACAGTGATTTTCTCAATTGGAAATGGAAGCCTGAACAATGTGATCTTCCAAGGTTCCACGCCAGAACCTTCCTCCACATGGTTCGTGCCAAGAAAATGGCTTTCATTGGAGATTCTGTGGCCAGAAACCATGTGGATTCCCTCCTCTGCCTCTTGTCACAG GATGAAATTCCAAAGGACGTTTACAAGGACTCAGAAGACAGGTTTCGCAAATGGTATTTCCCCATCCACGATTTCACTCTCACGATGCTGTGGAGCAG GTTTCTCATAGTAGGCGAGGAGAGAATGGTAAACGGCACAGGCACTAGCATTTTCGACATGCACCTCGACAAGGTCGAcaaagattgggccaaagaacTTCCCAACCTAGACTACGCAATAATCTCAGCGGGACACTGGTTTTTCCGAGTAATGCACCTCCATGAAGCAGGAAAACAAGTAGGTTGTGTCTATTGCAACGAAGAAAACATCACAAGCTACAATCCAGACTTCACCATAAGGAAAGCATTCAGAACAGCCTTCAGACACATCAATGCATGCAAGGAATgtgggagaaaaaaaatggtgaCAGTGTTGAGGACTTTTGCACCAGCACACTTTGAGAATGGAGTATGGAACACTGGAGGGTATTGCAATAGAACAGGTCCTGTGAGTGAGAGTGAGGTTGATTTTGGAAAGTTTGATTGGGAAGTGAGGGGTATTCAGATGGAGGAGTTTGAGAGAGCAAGGAGAGAAGGCACTATGGGAAAATTAgggcataataataataataataataataataataataataggttTGAGATGGTGGATGTTGCTAGGGCTATGTTGATGAGGCCAGATGGGCACCCTGGGGAGCATTGGGGGAATAAGTGGATGAAGGGTTATAATGATTGTACCCATTGGTGCCTTCCTGGTCCTGTTGATGTGTGGAGTGAGTTGTTGCTTGCTGTGCTCAAAAGAGAGGCTGGGATGGTGGTGGCATGA
- the LOC100795496 gene encoding protein ALTERED XYLOGLUCAN 4-like isoform X2 → MLEKTMKTSSTMFQDKYHNHSTGKRERCLSLTLGKGVPFVLTSLLMASIFSFFFLYNPYPLTLAPHQGHDMLENPSPKQEEHVITTTTKVSPSKPQKEQKTCDLSKGHWVPALGGSSTYYTNSSCTTIPDSKNCFKQGRMDSDFLNWKWKPEQCDLPRFHARTFLHMVRAKKMAFIGDSVARNHVDSLLCLLSQDEIPKDVYKDSEDRFRKWFLIVGEERMVNGTGTSIFDMHLDKVDKDWAKELPNLDYAIISAGHWFFRVMHLHEAGKQVGCVYCNEENITSYNPDFTIRKAFRTAFRHINACKECGRKKMVTVLRTFAPAHFENGVWNTGGYCNRTGPVSESEVDFGKFDWEVRGIQMEEFERARREGTMGKLGHNNNNNNNNNNNRFEMVDVARAMLMRPDGHPGEHWGNKWMKGYNDCTHWCLPGPVDVWSELLLAVLKREAGMVVA, encoded by the exons GAAGACATCTAGTACGATGTTTCAGGACAAGTATCATAATCATAGCACTGGCAAAAGGGAGAGATGTCTGAGTCTGACCTTAGGGAAGGGAGTGCCTTTTGTTTTGACCTCTCTCTTAATGGcttcaatttttagttttttcttcctctataaTCCATACCCTTTAACCCTCGCACCCCATCAAGGCCATGACATGCTTGAAAATCCCTCTCCAAAGCAAGAAGAACATGTcatcacaacaacaacaaaggtttCACCTTCCAAACCACAAAAGG AACAGAAAACATGTGACCTTTCTAAGGGTCACTGGGTACCAGCTTTGGGAGGGTCATCAACCTATTACACCAATTCAAGCTGCACCACAATCCCTGATAGCAAAAACTGTTTCAAGCAAGGGAGAATGGACAGTGATTTTCTCAATTGGAAATGGAAGCCTGAACAATGTGATCTTCCAAGGTTCCACGCCAGAACCTTCCTCCACATGGTTCGTGCCAAGAAAATGGCTTTCATTGGAGATTCTGTGGCCAGAAACCATGTGGATTCCCTCCTCTGCCTCTTGTCACAG GATGAAATTCCAAAGGACGTTTACAAGGACTCAGAAGACAGGTTTCGCAAATG GTTTCTCATAGTAGGCGAGGAGAGAATGGTAAACGGCACAGGCACTAGCATTTTCGACATGCACCTCGACAAGGTCGAcaaagattgggccaaagaacTTCCCAACCTAGACTACGCAATAATCTCAGCGGGACACTGGTTTTTCCGAGTAATGCACCTCCATGAAGCAGGAAAACAAGTAGGTTGTGTCTATTGCAACGAAGAAAACATCACAAGCTACAATCCAGACTTCACCATAAGGAAAGCATTCAGAACAGCCTTCAGACACATCAATGCATGCAAGGAATgtgggagaaaaaaaatggtgaCAGTGTTGAGGACTTTTGCACCAGCACACTTTGAGAATGGAGTATGGAACACTGGAGGGTATTGCAATAGAACAGGTCCTGTGAGTGAGAGTGAGGTTGATTTTGGAAAGTTTGATTGGGAAGTGAGGGGTATTCAGATGGAGGAGTTTGAGAGAGCAAGGAGAGAAGGCACTATGGGAAAATTAgggcataataataataataataataataataataataataggttTGAGATGGTGGATGTTGCTAGGGCTATGTTGATGAGGCCAGATGGGCACCCTGGGGAGCATTGGGGGAATAAGTGGATGAAGGGTTATAATGATTGTACCCATTGGTGCCTTCCTGGTCCTGTTGATGTGTGGAGTGAGTTGTTGCTTGCTGTGCTCAAAAGAGAGGCTGGGATGGTGGTGGCATGA
- the LOC100802388 gene encoding uncharacterized protein, which translates to MSQQLGFAIELYLDPALENQVLKAWNVLARRQISTHLIEMESRPHITLFSAPFLEPSKLESLLKGFASKHDPLPLTFSSLATFPNDPDNLLFLAPTPSLSLLHLQSQLCDAIRKEGLEIGDDYAFNSWIPYCSVAHHVPKNRMPEAFSLLRELKLPVSGYAMDIALVQFSPVREIFSFVLGNNS; encoded by the exons ATGTCGCAGCAATTAGGGTTCGCGATCGAGCTATACCTAGACCCTGCGTTGGAGAATCAGGTTCTGAAAGCATGGAACGTTCTTGCGAGAAGACAAATCAGCACGCACCTGATAGAAATGGAGTCTCGGCCACACATAACCCTATTCTCGGCGCCATTTCTAGAACCTTCGAAGCTCGAATCTCTCCTGAAAGGCTTCGCATCGAAGCACGATCCTCTCCCTCTCACCTTCTCTTCCCTCGCCACTTTCCCCAACGACCCCGACAACCTCCTCTTCCTCGCCCCAACCCCTTCCCTCTCACTCCTCCACCTTCAGTCACAGCTCTGTGACGCTATCAGAAAAGAAGGCCTCGAAATCGGTGACGATTACGCTTTCAATTCCTGGATCCCTTATTGCTCCGTTGCACACCATGTCCCCAAAAACAGAATGCCTGAGGCTTTCTCcctcttgagggaactcaagcTTCCGGTTTCCGGTTACGCCATGGATATCGCTCTCGTTCAGTTCTCTCCGGTTCGGGAAATCTTCTCGTTTGTGCTCGGCAACAAC aGTTGA